TTTGACTGCTTGGTGGCTGACTTCTTCCATATCTACAAGTTTTTGTGCTTCATCGTCCGTGAGAACGCCTCGTGCTTCTTTCACGGGCAATTGGCGTTGTTTCTTTTTGTTCGGCATCATTTTTCCGAACATTTCCTGCATATTCATGCCCGTTTGTTCCATTCCCGTTCCTTGAAACATATCGGAAAAAGAAGGGCTTTGTTCTTCTACTTCAACCGTGACGAGGTAATCCTCCAATTCGCCAAGGGCGAGTTGGTGGGCGATGCGCTTCCTACGATCCCGATTGCTTTCCCGTTCCGATTCGCTGTCGGCTTCTTCCTCCGTATCTTCATTGGACGATGCTTGAAAAAGCATTTCAAAGGGATTTTTTTGTTGTTGATTTTTTCGCTTGGTTGGAGCCAATAGTTTCACCAAGCGTTCATTTGCCTGTTTTTCCGCCTGTGGTTTGACCGCTTCCATTTTTTCAGCTTTTACAATACGGACGGCATGATCAACGAGGTCACGCACCATCGCTTCAACGTCGCGGCCAACATACCCTACTTCCGTAAATTTCGTCGCCTCCACTTTGACAAAAGGAGCACCGACGAGTTTCGCCAAGCGACGAGCGATTTCTGTTTTCCCTACCCCTGTCGGGCCGATCATGAGAATATTTTTTGGCGTAATCTCCTCGCGAATACCTTCTGGCACTTTACTGCGTCGATAACGGTTGCGAAGGGCAATCGCTACGGCACGCTTTGCCTCGTTTTGTCCGACGATGAACTGATTGAGCTGATCAACAATTTGACGCGGTGTATGATTAGCATATTCCACCAATTATCACCTTTCCTAACCCATACCCGGGAGGTTATATCTCTTCAATCGTAAGTCGGTCATTGGTGTACACGCAGATTTCACCGGCAGTTTTAAGCGCTTCTTCGGCAATATCCCGAGCTTCGAGATCGGAATGCCTCGCGAGTGCCCGACCGGCTGCAAGTGCGTAGAAACCACCCGAGCCAATGGCCAATATTCCGTCATCGGGTTCAATGACTTCTCCAGTGCCGGCGATCAACAGCAACTGACGATCGTCCATCACGATCAGCATCGCTTCCAGCTTTCTGAGCACCTTGTCGCTACGCCATTCTTTTGCCAACTCGCGGGCTGCCCGTTGCATTTGGCCACCGTATTCCTGTAATTTCCCCTCAAATTTCTCGAATAATGTAAACGCATCGGCGACCGAGCCTGCAAATCCCGCGAGCACCTTTCCGTTATAAATTTTGCGTATTTTTTTGGCACTATGTTTCATGACCGCAGCCTGCCCCATCGTTACTTGGCCGTCCCCGGCCATGGCGCCTTGGCCATTATGGCGAACGGCAAAGATGGTTGTAGCGTGAAAAGTGGGCTCCATAACGACTCCTTTCAGGCACGCGGATGCGCCCCGTTATAAATCATACGTAATCGTTCGGTTGTCACATGCGTATAGCGCTGGGTCGTTGATAAATGCTCATGGCCAAGCAACTCTTGAACAGCGCGGAGATCGGCGCCTTCATTCAATAAGTGAGTGGCGAATGAATGGCGTAAACTGTGCGGAGATATTTTTAAACTATGGGAGGCTTCTTGGACTCGTTTATTTAATACGTAGCGTAACCCACGATCCGATAATGCTCCTCCTTTATAATTCAAAAAAAGAGCGGAAGGACGATCTTTTTCGTGATTGGCTAACGTATTTCTCCCATCTTCACAATACTTTATTAAAGCATCGAGGGCATAGGCCCCAATGGGAATGTACCGCTCTTTTCCGCCTTTTCCGGTTACATGTATGGTTTCTGTGTTCAAATCCAAATCGTCGAGCATCAAACCACAACATTCAGAGGCACGTATGCCCGTTGCGTAAAGCAACTCTATGAGCGCGAGATCCCGCTGTTTCAAGGGGTCCTCCCCTTCACAGACATGTAAAAGCATTTCTAGTTCATTCGAATAGAGAAAGCGAGGCAAACGTTGGGTTTGACTCGGAAACCGGGTGAGCGCCACGGGGTTGTTCCGTATTAGTGATTCCCTTTTTAAGAAGCGATAAAACGACCGAATAACAGAAAGTTCGCGGGCGATACTCGTTCTTGCCAATCCTTTGTCATGCAGATAAGTCAAATACATGCGAATGTGGCGATGATTGACAGCACATACATCTACTTGAAGTTCCTCTTGCACATAACGCTTCCAAACGCTCAATTGCCGTCTGTAAGCCGCCATCGTGTGAGGGGTGACATTTTTTTCAACCTGTAAATATTGAAAAAATGCTAAAAAAGGATCTCTAGCGTCAGCACGCATCAGCATTCACCTCATAAAGGAAACTTCCATCAGAGTTTTTCTGATGGGGAAGGAACGTCGACGAGAGACGTCGCATCGATCCATAAGTCTGTCGCCCACCCCACTCCCATATCCGGTACGTGTTTTGCGGAAGTGAAATGCACCTAAACATTGTATGCGCGAGCGACCGTTTCCCGTTCGCGGGAGGTGGAGCGCTTTCCGCTATGATAAGCGTTTAAAGCTTAACATATTGCATCGTGTAAAAGCAAGGATTTATTCAAAAAATTCTGATACGCTTTTCCAATGAGATTTTTTTAACCAAGCGCCTCAGTCACAGCATATGGAAAACCCCTTCCGATGACAAGGGGCTTTCCTGTACATTAAGGAAATTGTCACTAAATCGTACACAATTGTGCTAGTTTGGGTCCTCGCGATAGTCGCATTCCGAGCATTGCACCCGTACCGTTTTTTTGGCTTTTTTCTCGACGAGGAGGCTTTGACACTTTGGGCACGGCCGTGCAATTGGCTTATCCCAAGACACGAATTCGCACGCAGGGTAACGATCACAGCCGTAGAATGTCCGTTGTTTTTTGCTTTTTCTCTCCACAACGTTCCCTTCTTTACACCGTGGACATTTTACGCCGATCGGCTTTAAGATCGCTTTTGTGTTCCGGCAATCGGGAAAGTTGGAGCAGGCCATAAATCTTCCATATCTTCCCATTTTGTATACCATGGGATGCTCACATCTTTCACAATCTTCCCCTACCGGTTCATCTTTGATTTCCACTTCTTCCATTTCCTGATCGGCGACTTTTAATCGTTTTTCAAACCCTTGGTAGAAGGTGTCGATGATCTCGATCCAGTTTTCTTTTCCTTCCTCCACGTCATCCAGGTCCGATTCCATCTGGGCGGTAAACTCCACGTTTAAGATTTCGGGGAAAAACTCGACGATGAGATCAAGAACAATCTCTCCAAGCTCCGTCGGCACGAAACGACGGTCCTGCAGCGCGACGTATCCGCGTCTTTGAACGGTATCCAACGTTGGTGCGTACGTGGAAGGACGACCGATCCCGAGTTCTTCCATCGTTCGTACGAGACGCGCTTCCGTGTACCTTGGGGGCGGTTGCGTAAAATGTTGAGTCGGCTCCAACGTTTTTTTTGTCGCCGTATTTCCTTCTTCGAGCGCTGGAAGCAGTTTGCTTTCTTCTTTTTTGTTATCATCGCTGCCCTCCACATAGACTTTCATGAAACCTTGAAACTTTATCTTAGACCCTGTTGCCCGAAAGATCATTCCGCCATTTTCTAAATCAGCCGTCATCGTATCCATAACCGCAGGCGCCATACGACTCGCCATCAAACGTTCCCAAATCAGGCGGTAGAGTCTTAATTGATCCCTGCTCAAGTAGTCTTTGAGTGCTTTTGGTTCACGAGCGACAAACGTTGGACGAATCGCTTCGTGGGCGTCTTGGGTGTTCTCTCCCTGTTTCTTTTGTTTTCGGTCGGTGCCTACATATTCCTTTCCATATTTTTCTTGAATGTAGGTCCTCGCTTCTTCTTTGGCCGTTTCGGAAATACGGGTGGAGTCGGTACGCATATACGTAATCAGACCGACGGTGCCTTCTTTGCCAAGCTCTATCCCTTCGTACAATTGCTGGGCCACCATCATCGTCTTTTTTGCCCGGAAATTAAGCTTTCGAGCCGCTTCCTGCTGGAGTGATGAGGTGATAAACGGCTGCACGGGATTTCGTCGACGTTCTTTTTTCTGCACGGAAGCGATGGTAAAATCGTCCCCTTTTATTCGACCCAAAACACCATCCACATCTTCTTTTGTCTTCAAAGCCTCTTTTTTGTTTCCTTTTCCGTGAAATTGGGCTTCGAATGTTTCTTTTCCATACGAAAAGGTTCCTTTTATATTCCAGTACTCTTCAGGTTCAAACTGTTGAATTTCTCTCTCCCGATCATTAATCATCTTTACGGCAATTGATTGTACACGTCCGGCGCTTAATCCTTTTTTCACTTTTTTCCAAAGCAACGGACTGATGTTGTATCCAACGAGCCGGTCCAAAATTCGACGTGCTTGCTGGGCATCAACGAGATCCGTATTAATGGTGCGCGGGTTTTTGAATGCTTCCTGAATCGCCGGCTTGGTAATTTCATTAAACACAACCCGGCAAGGCGTTTCTTCATCGATTCCCAAGCTGAATGCCAAATGCCAGGCAATCGCTTCTCCTTCACGGTCGGGGTCCGCAGCAAGATAGACTTTTTTTGCTTTTTTTGCTGCTTGTTTCAATTCTTGTAAAATCGGGCCTTTCCCGCGAATCGTAATGTATTTTGGATCATACCTCTTATCCACATCCACACCCATTTGTGATTTTGGCAAATCACGCACGTGTCCCATCGATGCTTTCACCGTATATTTTTTTCCTAAATACTTTCCAATTGTTTTTGCTTTAGCGGGAGATTCAACGATTACAAGGTAATCTGCCATCTCTTTAGTTTCCTCCCCCCTGATAAGGTTACTCGAAAGCCTGTGGCCGCGTAAAAGTGCGCTACATTTGCCTGTAGACCCATGCGACGATGGCTTCAAGACGAAGTTGCAGGGCTTTTTGAAGCTATTCAAATTTTAATGTAAAACCTTCCTCATTATTAAACAACAATTTCACGTTTGTCAAACAAAGTATTTTGGAAAGGGGAAGAATTTTTCGAATTCAAGAGAGGGTTATAGATCCGAGGGCCGCAGGACAATCGCTGCCCCTTGTTCAATCAAACGGTTGGTGCCCATGGACGTTTCGCTGTAAATCGTACCGGGAAGCGCGCAAACATCTCGCCCTTGTTCCAATGCTTGATCAACGGTAATGAGCGTCCCTGAGCGCTCACCGGCTTCCACAACGAATAAGCGGTCACTGAGGGCACTGATGATGCGATTGCGTTCCGGAAAATGCCATTTTTGCGGGCGACGGCCCGGGGGATACTCGGAGATGAGCAAATGATTTTGCGCTAACGTTTCTGCAAGTGCCTTATTTTCGCGGGGATAAATGTGAAAGAAACCTCCGGCAATGACGGCAACCGTCTTACCTTTTGCAAGGATTGCCCGTCGGTGGGCGATGGTGTCGATGCCTCTCGCCAGGCCGCTCACGATGACACGTCCCGATTGAATAACCGGGGGAAGCAGTTCCTCAGTGGCTCGGATGCCATAATTGCTCGGCTTGCGTGTGCCGATCACGGCCAACGTCTCTTCCTTGCATAAAGAAACATCGCCTTTGCAGTAGATAACCCAAGGCGGGTCGGGCATTTGCTTCAAGCGCCACGGATAGGCAGGGTCGTCCTTCGTGATCGCGGTGATCCCCGCTTCTTCCATGTTTCTCATTTGTTCGACAATGGAGGTGCTTTTCCAATAGGTGTACCAGACGCGCGCCGTCTTCGAGTGGCAGCCGGTAAGGTGTACTAATTCATCGGGGGAATAGTCGGAATAACGTTCCAGGCGAGGAGTGTCTGCATGCAAGCGCTGTAGTGCACGCCAGGTCATGCCGGGGGCGAGATGAGCGTGGAGCAATCGTTGTCGGTACGAGGACATAGCGTCTCCTTCCCAAAAAAGATATAGATCATGTGTTCGGTTTTATTATAGCACACGCAAAAGAAAAGTCAAGCAGAAAAAAAGACACCTGCCATCTTTTTATGACAGATGCCTTTTCGGCATTAATTGCGCGGTTCATGCGTTAAGCATGCATCATACAAATTGTTTTCTTTCAACGTTTCGATCATCGTCTCTCCGATGATTGCCGGTGTTTCAGCGATGGCAATGCCGCTTTCAGCCATGGTCTTTTTCTTTTCATCCGCTGTGCCTTTGCCGCCGGAGATAATCGCACCCGCGTGGCCCATGCGTTTTCCAGGCGGTGCAGTGGCGCCACCGATAAAGCCGACGACCGGCTTGTTCATGTTTGCTTGCACCCACTCGGCTGCTTCTTCTTCCGCCGTTCCGCCGATCTCTCCGATCATAACGACCGCTTTTGTGTCATCATCTTCATTGAATAGTTTCAATGTATCGATGAAATCAGTCCCGTTCACCGGATCGCCACCGATGCCAACGGCTGTGGACTGTCCGACGCCGGCCGCGGATAATTGATCCACCGCTTCATACGTGAGCGTCCCGGAACGAGAAACGACGCCAACGTGTCCTTTTTGATGAATGTAGCCGGGCATAATGCCGATTTTACATTCATCTGGCGTGATGACACCTGGGCAATTTGGCCCAATTAACCGAGTCTTTTTCCCTTCCATATAACGTTTCACTTTCAACATATCGATCACGGGAATGCCTTCCGTGATACAAATAACGACATCAAGTTCGGCATCCACCGCTTCAAAGATCGCGTCTGCAGCGAGTCCCGGTGGAACGTAGATAACGGACGCGGTGGCTCCCGTTGCGTCGACAGCTTCTGAAACAGTGTTGAACACCGGGACTCCTTCAATTTCGGTGCCGCCTTTTTTCGGCGTAACGCCGCCCACAATTTGCGTCCCGTATTCGATCGCTTGTTTTGTATGAAAGAGGCCGGTGGACCCGGTAATCCCTTGAACAATCACTTTTGTATCTTTATTAATTAAGACACTCATAGTCGCGTGCCGCCTTTCTATTTTACTAAATCTACGATTTTCTCGGCACCATCTGCCATAGAGTCTGCAGCGGTAATGTTTAAGCCTGATTCTTCGAGAATTTTCTTGCCTTCGTCAACGTTCGTGCCTTCCAAACGGACAACAAGCGGCATCGTTAGGCCGATTTCTTTTGTTGCCGTCACAACACCTTCCGCGATGACGTCACACTTCATGATGCCACCGAAAATATTGACGTAAATGCCTTTCACATGTTCATCTTCAAGGATGATTTTAAAAGCGGCTGTCACTTTCTCGGCTGTTGCGCCGCCGCCCACGTCAAGGAAGTTGGCCGGTTCGCCGCCGTTATGCTTAATGATATCCATCGTCGACATGGCAAGGCCTGCGCCGTTAACCATACAACCGATGTTTCCATCCAAAGCAATGTAACTAAGGTCGTATTTGGATGCTTCGATTTCTTTCGGATCCTCTTCATCCAGGTCGCGAAGTTCCTGGATATCATTTTGGCGATAAAGGGCGTTGTCATCAAAGTTGAGCTTCGCGTCAAGCGCCAAAACGTCGCCGTCTTTTGTCGTCACAAGCGGATTAATCTCGGCAACGGAGCCATCTTTTTCCATGAACACGTCATAAAGCCCGCTCATAAACTTAACCGCTTTTCCGAGCGAATCGTTCGGAATGTTCATGTTAAACGCGAGTCGTCGAGCCTGGAATCCTTGCAGGCCAATCGCCGGGTCGATAAATTCCTTGAAGATTTTCTCGGGAGTTTCGGCCGCCACCTCTTCAATCTCGGTGCCGCCTTCTTCAGATCCCATCAAGACGATACGGGAAGTGCTACGGTCCAACACCAAACCGATGTAATACTCTTTGTCAATGTCACAGCCCTCTTCGATGAGCAATCGTTTTACTTCTTTTCCTTCAGGGCCAGTCTGATGAGTGACGAGTGTTTTGCCGAGAATCTCTTCGGCGTATGTACGCACTTCCTCCTCATTCTTTGCTATTTTTACACCGCCAGCATTGCCGCGGCCGCCGGCGTGAATTTGCGCCTTCACGACGCGCACGTCCGTTTTCAATGAACGGGCTTTTTCGACGGCTTCTTCCACAGAGAAAGCCTCATGCCCCGCCGGTACAGCGACGCCGTACTGTCTGAGGAGATCTTTACTCTGGTACTCATGAATATTCATGTTCTGTCCATCCTCCCTATGAGTACTTTTCAATTCGTTCTAGCTACCTTTGCACACATTTTTTATGATACCAGTCTTTTGAAAAAGAATAAAGGGGAGGGTTCGGGAATATTCTTGTTTATTCCCGTTTTTTCTCTTATGATAAAAATAATAAGTCGAAAGGAGATGAGTAATGAACCTTAAAGATAGGGAAGAACCTATTGAATTAAAATATTTCAGATTCTTGAAAGGACGAATGTTTCTCTCGTCAGACGAAAAACAACAATACGCCAACGTTCAAAAGGGGTTTGAAGGTGAGGTAAAATTTGATCGTTGGATTGAGCAAAATCTATCGTGCGATTATCTTCTAGTTAAGGGTTTGTTGCTCGAACACAGAGGGGAATTATTTCAAATTGATACCCTTCTTATTTTTTCTAGGGAAATTTATCTCTTTAACGTGAAAAATCATGTCGGTGATTATTATAGTAATGAAGACAAATGGCACTTCATGTCCGGTGCTGAAATCAAAAGTCCCCTTCTTCAGTTGCAACGAAGTGATTTTCTCCTTCAACAATTGCTTCGAAAACTTGAAACAAACACCACGATTAAACCCTCCCTTGTTTTTATTCACCCTGAATTCATCTTGTATAACGCTCCCCCAAAACTGCCTGTCCTTTTTTCCGGCCAACTTAATCGATTTAAGAAGACATTGAACAGCAAGCCTTCGAAAATAGATCGAAAACATGAAAGACTTGCCGAACGATTGGTTTCATTGCACTTGGATCATTCACCGCATACCCGGTGGCCGGACTACGACTTTCAGCAGTTGAAAAAAGGGGTGACTTGTATTAAATGCGCAACTTTTATGTCCGACAAAGAGAGAAAGTGGAAATGTACCGGTTGCGGCCACGAGGAAGACAACGAAACAGCCATTCTGCGAAATGCAAAGGAATATCATTTTCTTTTTCCGGATAAAAAAATGATCACAAACGTGATGAGTGAATGGTGCGAGATCAATGGTTCCAAGAAAAAAATAAGAAGAGTTCTATCAAAACATTTCAGGCACCTTAGTCAAGGGAGAGGTTCATATTATGTTTAGTTACGATCACGGTTACTTAGTGTCGTTGATTTTTACCGCTGACCGGATACCAATGACACGATTAGTGACCCTTTAATCGATTCCCCCTCGACTGTTCGGGTGTTAATTGTATGATTAGTGACCCTTCGAGCGTGTTTTTGCCTCTGTTCGGGTGCTAATGACTCGGTTAGTGACCCTTCAACCCGGTTTTCACTGCTGTTCGGGTCCTAACCCACAATTGTACGCCTTCGCTCGAGCGATACATGTAAAAAAACCGCCGGCGCAAGCGCCTAGCGGTAATTGTAAAACCCTTCTCCAGATTTCCAGCCTAATTTGCCGGCTTTCACGTACTTAATGAGGAGCGGGCAAGGCCGGTATTTTTCGCCTAATGTTTCATATAAATAATTCATGTTCCGCAGGCGGCTATCAAGACCGACGAGGTCTGCCAATTCAAGCGGGCCCATCGGGTGATTCAAGCCGAGCTTAAGCGCTTTGTCGATGTCTTCGGCTGAAGCGACGCCTTCCATGTACATGTTCATCGCCTCATTTCCGATCAGACAGTTCATGCGGCTCGTTACAAAGCCCGGAAATTCGTTGACTTCCACCGTTTCCTTGTTCATTTTTTCCCCGAGATCCTGAACAATCCGCACCGTTTCTTCGGAAGTATCCAACCCTTTAATGATCTCGATTAATTTCATTTTGTGAACCGGATTGAAAAAGTGCATGGCAATCACTTTCTCGGGGCGGTTCGTACTCGCGCCGATCTCGGTCGGGCTGAGCGTCGATGTATTCGTCGCCAAAACCGTATGATTCGGGCAATACTCGTCAAGCTTCCGGAAAATATCGACTTTTAACGGGATTTCTTCCAACACTGCTTCAATAACGACGTCTGCATCATGTACAGCTTCTTGCAGATCATTTTCATAGTTTAATTGTTGTTTTGCCGCTTCTGCCTGATCGCCATCGATAAAACCCTTGTCCGCGCTTTTTTGTAGCAATTCCTCGATAGAGGCTTCCGCCTGCTTGAGATTGGAATCATCGATATCATGGAGTTTCACTTTGAAGCCGCTTAAAGCAGCCGTATAGGCAATGCCCCTGCCCATCGTTCCGGCTCCCACGACACTCATCTGTTGCAACACCATCACCTTACCTTTCAATCATCAAAGCCATGCCTTGACCGCCGCCGACGCACAAAGTCGCGACGCCGAACCGCTCATTTTTTCGCTTCATTTCGTACAGGAGCGAAGTGGTAATTCGCGCGCCTGTAGCTCCGAGCGGGTGCCCTAAAGCGATGGCGCCGCCGTTGCGATTCACATCTTCTTCCGGAAGCCCTAGTTCACGAATGACCGCCAAAGACTGGGAGGCAAACGCTTCATTCAGCTCCCATACACCGATGTTTTCTTTTTGCTTGCCTGTCCGCTCCAACAACTGCTCGACCGCCGGTACGGGGCCGATCCCCATCACTTCCGGGTCGACGCCCACAGCCGTCCAATCCACAATCGTCGCCATCGGGGTCACGCCGAGCGCATCTGCCTTTTCTTTCGTCATCAACACGAGTGCGGATGCGCCGTCATTGCGGCCACAGGCGTTCCCCGCCGTAACCGATCCATCAGCTTTAAACGCCGGTTTCAATGACGCGAGTTTCTCCGGAGACGTCTCCCGCGGGTGCTCGTCAACGGAAAACGTAAATGAACGCTTCCGTTCTTTCACTTCCACCGGTACGATTTCTTCCGCAAACGTCTCGTTGTCAAGGGCACGTTTCGCCCGCTCCTGGCTTTCAAATGCAAAGGCGTCTTGATCTTCACGGCTGATCTCATAGCCCTCCGCGACATTCTCCGCGGTCGCCCCCATGCCAAGTTTGTCGCCATAAATTTCCATCGGTTGCTGCCCGGCTTCCAGGTTGGAATCCACGAGTTTCTGCACCCCTTCGCCATAACGGGTGTTACGCAAATACATGGGCGCCTGGCTCATATTTTCCGTCCCACCGGCAACAACGACATCTGCCTGTCCGAACAAGATTTGTTGGACCCCGGAACCAATGGCCTGCATGCTGGAAGCGCACAGACGATTGACCGTAAACGCCGGTTTACTCTCCGGTATCCCTGCTCGCAAAGCGGCAACCCGGGCCACATTTGACGAAGCGGTCGTTTGCCGAACTTCGCCAAGGATGACTTCATCCACATCTTCTTTTTCAATCCCTGCTCTAGCCACCGCTTCTTTAATCACCGTGCTGCCGAGGTGCCCGCTGTCGACATTCCGCAGCGATCCCCCCGCGCGCCCGACGGCGGTTCGCACGGCGCTCGCGATCACAATCTCTTTATTTTCAACCTTCAATTGCTTTCACCCTTTCTATTTTCCTTGAAAATTCGCCTGTCTTTTTTCCAAAAATGCGCTTGTCCCTTCATACTTGTCATCGGATTGAAAAGCCACGGCCTGCGCAAGTTTTTCCAACATTTCAGCGGTTTTCAGATCCGAATCCGCACCCCGGGTCACGACCATTTTTGCGAGACGAACGGCAAGCGGCCCTTTCGCGGAGATATCGGCGGTGATCTCCCGCACTTTTTCCTCGAGTGCTTCCGGTTCGGCCACATCGTTGACGAGCCCGATGCGATGGGCCTCGTCAGCCGCGATCAATTTCCCTCGTAAAATCATTTCAACGGCTTTCCCTTTTCCGACGAGCCGGCTCAAACGCTGCGTCCCGCCGGCACCGGGGATAATCCCTAAATTCAATTCCGGCAGTCCGATCTTCGCTTTCGCGCTCGCCACGCGAATATCGCAGGCCAAGGCCAACTCACAGCCGCCCCCGGCCGCAACGCCGTTGATCATGGCGATTGTCGGCTTTTCATAGTCTGCCAGTTTATCATAAACATCTTGCATGCCGGGAGAGAGCGCATCGAGTGCTTCTTTATCTCTCAGTTGTGTGATATCTGCCCCGGCTGCAAATGCTTTCTCACCTGCTCCTGTGAAAATAACGCCGTCGACGTCGTCACGCCGGTCAACGTCATCGAGCGCGGTTTCCATTTCTTCCAACACTTGTGCGTTCAGAGCGTTCCGCACATCCGGCCGGTTGATCGTGATCGTCGCCCACCGGTCTTCGACGTTTAATTGAATCAGTTCAACATCCATTTTTTATCTCTCCTTTGGGT
The Salicibibacter kimchii DNA segment above includes these coding regions:
- the hslU gene encoding ATP-dependent protease ATPase subunit HslU, producing the protein MEYANHTPRQIVDQLNQFIVGQNEAKRAVAIALRNRYRRSKVPEGIREEITPKNILMIGPTGVGKTEIARRLAKLVGAPFVKVEATKFTEVGYVGRDVEAMVRDLVDHAVRIVKAEKMEAVKPQAEKQANERLVKLLAPTKRKNQQQKNPFEMLFQASSNEDTEEEADSESERESNRDRRKRIAHQLALGELEDYLVTVEVEEQSPSFSDMFQGTGMEQTGMNMQEMFGKMMPNKKKQRQLPVKEARGVLTDDEAQKLVDMEEVSHQAVKKTEQLGMIFIDEIDKVAGSQQGSSADVSREGVQRDILPIVEGASVTTKYGTIQTDHILFVAAGAFHMSKPSDLIPELQGRFPTRVELENLSKEDFIRILREPDNALLKQYTALLKTEGIDVEFSDEAVDKIAELAEHVNRETENIGARRLHTLLERLLEELSFEATDITLEKITITNPYVEDKLADVAGNEDTSHFIL
- the hslV gene encoding ATP-dependent protease subunit HslV, coding for MEPTFHATTIFAVRHNGQGAMAGDGQVTMGQAAVMKHSAKKIRKIYNGKVLAGFAGSVADAFTLFEKFEGKLQEYGGQMQRAARELAKEWRSDKVLRKLEAMLIVMDDRQLLLIAGTGEVIEPDDGILAIGSGGFYALAAGRALARHSDLEARDIAEEALKTAGEICVYTNDRLTIEEI
- the xerC gene encoding tyrosine recombinase XerC is translated as MRADARDPFLAFFQYLQVEKNVTPHTMAAYRRQLSVWKRYVQEELQVDVCAVNHRHIRMYLTYLHDKGLARTSIARELSVIRSFYRFLKRESLIRNNPVALTRFPSQTQRLPRFLYSNELEMLLHVCEGEDPLKQRDLALIELLYATGIRASECCGLMLDDLDLNTETIHVTGKGGKERYIPIGAYALDALIKYCEDGRNTLANHEKDRPSALFLNYKGGALSDRGLRYVLNKRVQEASHSLKISPHSLRHSFATHLLNEGADLRAVQELLGHEHLSTTQRYTHVTTERLRMIYNGAHPRA
- the topA gene encoding type I DNA topoisomerase; this translates as MADYLVIVESPAKAKTIGKYLGKKYTVKASMGHVRDLPKSQMGVDVDKRYDPKYITIRGKGPILQELKQAAKKAKKVYLAADPDREGEAIAWHLAFSLGIDEETPCRVVFNEITKPAIQEAFKNPRTINTDLVDAQQARRILDRLVGYNISPLLWKKVKKGLSAGRVQSIAVKMINDREREIQQFEPEEYWNIKGTFSYGKETFEAQFHGKGNKKEALKTKEDVDGVLGRIKGDDFTIASVQKKERRRNPVQPFITSSLQQEAARKLNFRAKKTMMVAQQLYEGIELGKEGTVGLITYMRTDSTRISETAKEEARTYIQEKYGKEYVGTDRKQKKQGENTQDAHEAIRPTFVAREPKALKDYLSRDQLRLYRLIWERLMASRMAPAVMDTMTADLENGGMIFRATGSKIKFQGFMKVYVEGSDDNKKEESKLLPALEEGNTATKKTLEPTQHFTQPPPRYTEARLVRTMEELGIGRPSTYAPTLDTVQRRGYVALQDRRFVPTELGEIVLDLIVEFFPEILNVEFTAQMESDLDDVEEGKENWIEIIDTFYQGFEKRLKVADQEMEEVEIKDEPVGEDCERCEHPMVYKMGRYGRFMACSNFPDCRNTKAILKPIGVKCPRCKEGNVVERKSKKQRTFYGCDRYPACEFVSWDKPIARPCPKCQSLLVEKKAKKTVRVQCSECDYREDPN
- the dprA gene encoding DNA-processing protein DprA, with product MSSYRQRLLHAHLAPGMTWRALQRLHADTPRLERYSDYSPDELVHLTGCHSKTARVWYTYWKSTSIVEQMRNMEEAGITAITKDDPAYPWRLKQMPDPPWVIYCKGDVSLCKEETLAVIGTRKPSNYGIRATEELLPPVIQSGRVIVSGLARGIDTIAHRRAILAKGKTVAVIAGGFFHIYPRENKALAETLAQNHLLISEYPPGRRPQKWHFPERNRIISALSDRLFVVEAGERSGTLITVDQALEQGRDVCALPGTIYSETSMGTNRLIEQGAAIVLRPSDL
- the sucD gene encoding succinate--CoA ligase subunit alpha; the encoded protein is MSVLINKDTKVIVQGITGSTGLFHTKQAIEYGTQIVGGVTPKKGGTEIEGVPVFNTVSEAVDATGATASVIYVPPGLAADAIFEAVDAELDVVICITEGIPVIDMLKVKRYMEGKKTRLIGPNCPGVITPDECKIGIMPGYIHQKGHVGVVSRSGTLTYEAVDQLSAAGVGQSTAVGIGGDPVNGTDFIDTLKLFNEDDDTKAVVMIGEIGGTAEEEAAEWVQANMNKPVVGFIGGATAPPGKRMGHAGAIISGGKGTADEKKKTMAESGIAIAETPAIIGETMIETLKENNLYDACLTHEPRN
- the sucC gene encoding ADP-forming succinate--CoA ligase subunit beta is translated as MNIHEYQSKDLLRQYGVAVPAGHEAFSVEEAVEKARSLKTDVRVVKAQIHAGGRGNAGGVKIAKNEEEVRTYAEEILGKTLVTHQTGPEGKEVKRLLIEEGCDIDKEYYIGLVLDRSTSRIVLMGSEEGGTEIEEVAAETPEKIFKEFIDPAIGLQGFQARRLAFNMNIPNDSLGKAVKFMSGLYDVFMEKDGSVAEINPLVTTKDGDVLALDAKLNFDDNALYRQNDIQELRDLDEEDPKEIEASKYDLSYIALDGNIGCMVNGAGLAMSTMDIIKHNGGEPANFLDVGGGATAEKVTAAFKIILEDEHVKGIYVNIFGGIMKCDVIAEGVVTATKEIGLTMPLVVRLEGTNVDEGKKILEESGLNITAADSMADGAEKIVDLVK
- a CDS encoding nuclease-related domain-containing protein; amino-acid sequence: MNLKDREEPIELKYFRFLKGRMFLSSDEKQQYANVQKGFEGEVKFDRWIEQNLSCDYLLVKGLLLEHRGELFQIDTLLIFSREIYLFNVKNHVGDYYSNEDKWHFMSGAEIKSPLLQLQRSDFLLQQLLRKLETNTTIKPSLVFIHPEFILYNAPPKLPVLFSGQLNRFKKTLNSKPSKIDRKHERLAERLVSLHLDHSPHTRWPDYDFQQLKKGVTCIKCATFMSDKERKWKCTGCGHEEDNETAILRNAKEYHFLFPDKKMITNVMSEWCEINGSKKKIRRVLSKHFRHLSQGRGSYYV